The Acidobacteriota bacterium genome has a segment encoding these proteins:
- a CDS encoding bifunctional nuclease family protein, with protein MLQKVVIHGLVLDPITQWPILVLKEEAASRLVPIWIGTSEANAIALELESIKVPRPMTHDLLCGILEKVHAPIKEVRITDVRDNTYFADLVLSPSAGELHVDARPSDAIALALRAHVPIFVEESIFEKCYELEDNTEALRQWLEKLSPEEMGRFEM; from the coding sequence ATGCTCCAGAAGGTCGTCATCCACGGTCTCGTCCTCGATCCCATCACCCAGTGGCCCATCCTCGTCCTCAAGGAAGAGGCGGCCAGCCGGCTGGTTCCCATCTGGATCGGGACCTCGGAGGCCAACGCCATCGCCCTGGAACTGGAATCCATCAAGGTCCCCCGCCCCATGACCCACGACCTGCTCTGCGGCATCCTGGAAAAGGTGCACGCCCCGATCAAGGAGGTGAGGATCACGGACGTGCGGGACAACACCTATTTCGCCGACCTCGTCCTCAGCCCTTCGGCGGGCGAACTTCACGTGGACGCCCGACCTTCGGACGCCATCGCCCTCGCCCTGCGGGCGCACGTACCGATCTTCGTAGAGGAATCCATCTTCGAGAAGTGTTACGAGCTAGAGGACAACACGGAAGCCCTCCGCCAGTGGCTCGAAAAACTTTCTCCGGAGGAGATGGGCCGCTTCGAGATGTGA
- a CDS encoding DUF4416 family protein, with translation MGSVGPESPAALVCAILYKEDSFRDQALEGLKEDFGPVARVQSPFPFDFTSYYHKEMGAPLFKQIAVFEELAPQGFLAEIKHLTNRREENLSRFGARTVNLDPGLLLPSRLVLASTKDRAHRIYLSGGIYGEVTLLYHEDAFTPLPWTYADYRLPSTLTFLREVREWYLGRTKRLKEAEG, from the coding sequence ATGGGATCGGTGGGTCCGGAGTCGCCGGCAGCTCTGGTTTGCGCCATCCTCTATAAAGAAGACTCCTTTCGGGACCAGGCCCTCGAGGGGCTCAAGGAGGATTTCGGGCCCGTCGCCCGGGTGCAGTCCCCATTTCCCTTCGATTTCACCTCCTACTACCATAAAGAGATGGGCGCGCCCCTCTTCAAGCAGATCGCCGTTTTCGAGGAGCTCGCGCCCCAGGGGTTCCTGGCGGAGATCAAGCACCTGACGAACCGGCGGGAGGAAAACCTCTCCCGCTTCGGCGCTCGGACGGTCAACCTGGATCCCGGACTGCTCCTGCCCTCCCGGCTCGTTCTGGCTTCCACCAAGGACCGAGCCCACCGGATCTACCTGTCCGGTGGGATTTATGGGGAGGTGACCCTCCTCTACCACGAGGACGCCTTCACCCCCCTTCCCTGGACCTATGCCGATTACCGCCTCCCGTCCACCCTGACCTTCCTTCGCGAGGTCCGGGAGTGGTACCTTGGCCGCACGAAACGTCTGAAGGAAGCGGAGGGGTGA